Below is a window of Desulfosoma sp. DNA.
GCCGAATTCTCTTCTCCGGCCATCAACTATCCCATGGGTTTTGATGAAGTGACCAAATATTCCATTCAGCCGGGCGTCCATCAGCCTGGTTGCCAGTGCGCCGTATTCTTCAACAAGAAGGCCTGGGATGAGCTCCCGCCGGATCTCAAATGGATCGTCCAAATCGCCGCCATGGAAACCCAGCTCTGGAGCTACAACTGGGTCAACGCTTTAAACGCCAAGGCCATTCAAGAATTCAAGAAACGCATCGAATTTGTCCGCATGGATACAGACGCCCTCATTCAATTCCGCAAGACCACGAAGCAGTACCTGGATTCCTTGAAAGAAAAATACCCGGACGTGAAAAAGGTTCTGGACTCCCAGGAAGCTTTTCTCGAGGAATACGCCGTGTGGCGTGACGCTCGAAGCGGCGTGGCTCCTTGGCCATACGAAATCTATATTTCCGGGCGAGTGACCGAATAGGATCCCTCGATCTTCAAACCGTACAATGAGCAAGGGTTCCGGCGATTCCGCAAAGGGTCGTCGGAACCTTCCGTGGAGATATCTATTATGGCCAATCCGTTCAGCACCCTTGTGGATGGTTTTGTCGACCGGCAAGGTCGCCTGTGCGCCCTCTTGATTCTTCCCCTGTGTGGGGTTGTCATCTATGAAGTCATCATGCGCTATGTTTTGAATGCTCCCACCATCTGGGGCTTTGAAATGACCACCTTCCTTTACGGAGTCCATTACATGCTGGGGCTAGCCTACACCGAGCTGCACAACGGTCACGTAAAGGTGGATATCTTCACCGCCCGCATCAAGAAGAGGCCCGCCACCATTCTTTCTATCGTCACGAGTCTCGTGATCTTTATCCCCGTCTTCACCCTGCTCACTTACTGGACGTGGATCTTCGCCATCAATTCCGCAAAAATGATGGAAAAGAACCCGACCAGTTGGGCTCCATCCATCTGGCCGATCAAGATTCTCATGGCCTTCAGCTTTACTCTTCTATTGCTTCAAGGCCTGTCCAAATTGTTCCACGATTTGGCATCTCTTAAAGATCGTTCCTAACCCCAGTGTCGAGGTGACGTCCCATGAGTCCTGAAGTCCTCACTGTGGCCATGTTCGGCACCCTGGTGGTGGCCGTGGCTCTCGGTCATCCCCTGGCCTATACTTTG
It encodes the following:
- a CDS encoding TRAP transporter small permease subunit; amino-acid sequence: MEISIMANPFSTLVDGFVDRQGRLCALLILPLCGVVIYEVIMRYVLNAPTIWGFEMTTFLYGVHYMLGLAYTELHNGHVKVDIFTARIKKRPATILSIVTSLVIFIPVFTLLTYWTWIFAINSAKMMEKNPTSWAPSIWPIKILMAFSFTLLLLQGLSKLFHDLASLKDRS